A part of Lacibacter sp. H407 genomic DNA contains:
- a CDS encoding YHYH protein: MKQMSFLSLLFLSITSIINLSCKKDNNADNGSGNTNTVPAVYLKIYGATSITSDGTFITIKTNGNPDHKSVYYPNGNALYETFSGTTFGGNTFTKNPNSIITQNYTFKIPLNPTVAATHAATPLGAMGVAVNGIPLYNQYAGPSQPLTNEVMSFDQYWGHPTATGRYHYHVEPLYLTTVKATKSSLMGFLLDGFPVYGSEENGAAVTNAMLDAYHGHTHATVDYPNGIYHYHITNTDPYINGSGYYGTPGTVTQ, translated from the coding sequence ATGAAACAAATGTCTTTCCTTTCATTGCTCTTTTTATCGATCACTTCTATCATTAACCTTTCCTGCAAAAAAGATAACAACGCTGATAATGGCAGCGGCAATACCAACACTGTACCTGCTGTTTATTTAAAAATATACGGCGCAACAAGTATTACATCCGATGGTACGTTTATTACCATTAAAACAAATGGCAACCCCGATCATAAAAGCGTGTACTACCCCAATGGCAACGCATTGTACGAAACATTCAGCGGCACCACATTTGGCGGCAACACGTTTACAAAAAATCCAAACTCTATTATTACACAGAACTACACGTTCAAAATTCCACTCAATCCAACTGTTGCTGCTACACATGCTGCTACGCCTTTAGGTGCGATGGGCGTTGCAGTAAACGGCATTCCTTTATATAATCAGTATGCAGGACCAAGCCAACCACTTACAAACGAAGTGATGAGTTTTGATCAATACTGGGGGCATCCGACTGCAACAGGCCGCTATCATTATCATGTAGAACCACTTTACCTCACTACTGTAAAGGCAACAAAATCTTCGTTAATGGGTTTCCTGCTCGATGGTTTTCCGGTATATGGCTCCGAAGAAAATGGTGCCGCAGTAACAAATGCCATGTTGGATGCTTATCACGGACATACGCATGCAACAGTTGATTATCCGAATGGTATTTATCATTATCACATCACCAATACAGATCCTTACATAAATGGTAGTGGATATTATGGAACGCCCGGTACAGTTACACAATAA
- a CDS encoding FecR family protein, with product MNKETGYYQRLIKRYIDNNCTPQEATELFDYLQQSSSNRLLLQEMKDLYNAQTGDVQTINKAEWSQRVRNELLQHIQVETKVIPFYKRWLPQVAAAAILLIGATIFFQYFNKSSTINDTAVLKPVTTAPAKEVLPGTDKAILTLADGTVIVLDSAKTGSIAAQGGTVLQNKNGLIVYDASGNAASADQITFNTISTPKGGQYQVVLPDGSKAWLNAASSLRFPTAFTGETRTVELTGEGYFEIAKNEKMPFHVKANNVDVEVVGTHFNVMAYENEAAIRTTLLEGSVKLNTGTSSGYLKPGQQADVNSTGAMKTGPGNVDEAVAWKNGNFNFDNTSLTTIMRQFERWYNIEVAYSGVEKKRYFSVEMSRNMSLSQVLKLLNAADIQFKIEQNKLSVIY from the coding sequence ATGAATAAAGAAACCGGATATTACCAACGTTTAATTAAACGCTATATCGATAACAACTGCACCCCTCAGGAAGCAACTGAGTTATTCGATTACCTGCAGCAGTCTTCATCCAACCGTTTGCTCTTACAGGAAATGAAAGACCTGTACAATGCCCAAACAGGCGATGTTCAAACAATCAATAAAGCAGAGTGGAGTCAACGTGTTCGCAATGAATTGCTACAGCATATTCAAGTGGAAACAAAAGTTATTCCTTTCTATAAACGCTGGTTGCCGCAGGTAGCTGCTGCAGCCATCCTTCTTATCGGCGCCACCATTTTCTTTCAATACTTCAACAAGTCTTCAACAATAAATGATACGGCTGTTTTAAAACCTGTTACAACTGCTCCTGCAAAAGAAGTGTTACCGGGAACAGATAAAGCCATACTTACATTGGCCGATGGAACAGTGATTGTACTCGACAGTGCAAAAACAGGCAGCATTGCTGCACAAGGTGGTACGGTATTGCAGAATAAAAATGGCCTGATCGTGTACGATGCTTCCGGCAATGCTGCATCTGCCGATCAAATTACTTTCAATACTATCTCAACACCAAAAGGTGGACAGTACCAGGTGGTGTTGCCCGATGGCAGCAAAGCATGGCTCAATGCAGCTTCATCACTTCGTTTCCCGACTGCATTCACGGGTGAAACACGAACTGTTGAATTAACAGGTGAAGGTTATTTTGAAATTGCGAAGAATGAAAAAATGCCGTTTCATGTAAAAGCAAATAATGTGGATGTTGAAGTAGTAGGTACACACTTTAATGTGATGGCTTATGAAAATGAAGCTGCAATCCGCACAACGTTATTAGAAGGTTCAGTGAAATTGAACACCGGTACATCTTCCGGTTATTTAAAACCGGGTCAGCAAGCTGATGTTAATTCAACAGGCGCAATGAAAACTGGACCGGGTAATGTGGATGAAGCGGTCGCCTGGAAAAACGGAAATTTTAATTTCGACAACACAAGTTTAACCACCATCATGCGTCAGTTTGAGCGTTGGTATAATATTGAAGTTGCTTATAGCGGAGTAGAGAAAAAACGTTATTTCTCTGTAGAAATGTCGAGGAATATGAGTTTGTCGCAGGTGTTGAAATTGTTGAATGCAGCAGATATACAATTTAAAATTGAACAGAATAAATTATCAGTTATTTACTAA
- a CDS encoding RagB/SusD family nutrient uptake outer membrane protein: MKAAIYISLNILFLCCSASCTKNFLDRAPSVNLSEEKTFADPVLASQYADNAYNHLIDEYARFNAHRGITGQAADEAVSGNNEISIRTLTNGTYHDHYERGGASLNDIGDVWSRAYAGIRVTNNMLAKMDNVPWTVNQSPDRIKGEMYFIRAFLYFELIKRFGGVIIVDKVYGPNEDIDVPRNTYTECVNFILSDLEKAEPLLPDDYPQSNYGRATNGAAKALRSRLLLFAASRLNNETNDLTKWAAAAAAAKSLIDLNRYSLQATYTDILNVTTSPEYIMIKIRGPRTIDGFLLDFAMSPGSGGAQGQLNPTQNHVDLYEMKPTGLLPADPASGYDPQNPYANRDPRFYANILYNDAPWQGRRIQMWSGGRDYLTGNVTYTATRYYSRKLWPEPYIRNVAGTAVLNYIHFRYAEILLNYAEAQNEAVGPDASVYDVINQIRARASVAMPPLPAGLTQAQMRQRIRNERAVELAFEDFRWYDIMRWKAGPEIVAQPMYGMNVVRNSNGTFTYNKELLPANMQKVYLDYMHRYPIPRNEIFKSKGILLQNTGW, from the coding sequence ATGAAAGCTGCTATATATATATCATTGAACATTTTGTTCTTGTGTTGCTCTGCTTCCTGTACCAAGAATTTTCTCGACAGGGCACCAAGTGTAAACCTGTCGGAAGAAAAAACATTTGCTGACCCTGTGTTGGCATCACAATATGCTGATAATGCTTACAATCATTTAATAGATGAATATGCACGTTTTAATGCACATCGTGGGATTACCGGTCAAGCTGCTGATGAAGCTGTTTCCGGCAATAATGAAATTTCCATCCGCACATTAACGAACGGAACATATCATGATCATTACGAAAGAGGAGGCGCATCGCTGAATGATATAGGTGATGTTTGGTCAAGAGCGTATGCCGGTATCCGTGTTACAAATAATATGTTGGCGAAGATGGATAATGTGCCATGGACAGTGAATCAATCACCCGATCGAATTAAAGGTGAAATGTATTTTATCCGTGCCTTTCTTTATTTTGAATTGATCAAGCGTTTTGGTGGTGTGATCATTGTCGACAAAGTGTATGGTCCGAATGAGGATATTGATGTTCCGAGAAATACTTACACTGAATGTGTGAATTTTATTTTATCTGATCTTGAAAAGGCAGAGCCATTGTTGCCGGATGATTATCCGCAGTCAAATTATGGTCGTGCAACGAATGGCGCTGCAAAAGCACTTCGTTCCCGTTTATTGTTATTCGCTGCAAGCCGTTTGAATAATGAAACAAATGATCTCACAAAGTGGGCTGCTGCGGCAGCTGCTGCTAAATCATTGATTGATTTGAATCGTTATTCATTACAGGCAACGTATACAGATATTCTCAACGTAACAACATCTCCTGAATACATCATGATCAAGATCAGGGGACCAAGAACAATTGATGGATTTCTGTTAGACTTTGCAATGTCGCCTGGTTCCGGTGGTGCACAGGGTCAATTGAACCCAACACAGAATCATGTTGATCTGTACGAAATGAAACCAACAGGTTTGCTTCCTGCTGATCCTGCATCGGGTTACGATCCGCAAAATCCGTATGCCAACCGTGATCCCCGTTTTTATGCCAATATCTTATACAACGATGCACCATGGCAGGGAAGAAGAATACAAATGTGGAGCGGTGGCAGAGATTATCTTACCGGTAACGTTACGTACACTGCTACCCGTTATTACAGCAGAAAATTATGGCCCGAGCCTTATATCAGAAATGTAGCCGGTACTGCTGTGCTTAATTACATTCATTTCCGTTATGCAGAAATTTTATTGAATTATGCAGAAGCGCAAAATGAAGCAGTAGGCCCTGATGCTTCAGTGTACGATGTCATTAATCAGATACGTGCAAGAGCAAGTGTGGCCATGCCGCCTTTGCCTGCAGGTTTAACACAGGCACAGATGCGTCAACGTATCCGTAATGAACGTGCAGTGGAACTTGCATTTGAAGATTTCCGTTGGTATGATATCATGCGTTGGAAAGCAGGTCCCGAAATTGTTGCGCAACCCATGTATGGAATGAATGTAGTGCGTAACAGCAACGGCACATTTACGTATAACAAAGAGTTGTTACCTGCCAACATGCAGAAGGTGTACTTAGATTATATGCATCGTTATCCCATTCCACGCAACGAGATATTCAAGAGCAAAGGCATCTTATTGCAAAACACGGGATGGTAA
- a CDS encoding TonB-dependent receptor produces the protein MKLTIVLMIAVALQVSATGYGQKINISEQNVPLEKIFKLIKKQSGYGFFYENVLIEKAGKVSVNLKNASITQVLDSCLAGQGLTYEIIDRTIAIKRADGAGFPAPKPIPQIDITGTVRDAESNPIVGVSVIVVGANIGTATNATGNFSIQVAIGAVLRFSFVGFETRDVTVKDANAINVTLKLLPSTLNDVVVVGYGSQRKASITGAVTTVSGREILRSPTSNVTNSLIGRLTGLSAVQRSGQPGNNEALINIRGSATYNNNAAIVVVDGVERAGFGDIDPNEIETVTVLKDAASTAVFGIKGANGVIVITTKTGREGKPRISYSGNVSFQTYTGIPKAMSAYDNALLINEANRNDGLTETWTQDELQKFKDGSDPLGYPDINWFDYLTRKVFPQTQHNLSISGGTKVIKYFASIGYLFEDGIFKKFQSPFGFKTTPSYSRYNFRTNVDFTLSKDLQIGVRLGGKLGSRYQPAGLRSGSGSFSYDNIEAMISRILQTPSFAYPVTLPDGRIAQNPNVGTNIWNPYAVITRWGTREDDSNTLESTFNLNYKLDAITKGLSFKTVFGYDSYFSSNVRRNAVWAAYVINRQTKEVTLSPDRPRDEPLSGLISSYDGLISSNLQTGFNYDRTFGEHAFTGLLLATRQLINQQGSGLNAPPRASQGLVGRVTYNLSKKYFVEFNAAYNGSEQFAKGKQYGFFPAVSAGWTLSNEKFMQNVMWVTNLKIRGSYGIVGNDKLNTRFLFLDNYSQITGGLSTDPVFSRPGTGVQFGLPTSLVNYQVVVPTSFGNPDVTWEKGTKRNIGFEASLFNSALSIVVDVFDENRVDILTNRSSGLQTYGQTYPALNIGRVYNRGYEVEVDYRRNTRNISWGISAQISYARNKIISRDEPPGRPDYLKQEGKPVGQFFGFLTEGFYQSQDDINNSPTNTLGRPIPGDLKYKDYNNDGKIDADDVVPIGYSRTPEYIYSFSPSIGYKGFTLNVLFQGVANVSSDVILSEQNNGQQMYEFQQGRWTADKAAQATWPALHSRGNAYISYRLNDFILQDASYLKIRNIELSWSLPKSWLSAMKIEGLRVYVTGQNLFTWTKYKMYLDPENINLSNTDFSKQSIYPTSRIYNFGVNLQL, from the coding sequence ATGAAGCTGACGATTGTATTAATGATTGCTGTTGCCTTGCAGGTGAGTGCCACCGGCTATGGGCAAAAGATCAACATCTCAGAACAGAACGTGCCGTTGGAGAAAATCTTCAAGCTTATTAAAAAGCAAAGCGGCTACGGTTTTTTCTATGAGAATGTGCTCATTGAAAAAGCCGGTAAAGTATCGGTTAATCTTAAAAATGCAAGCATTACACAAGTGCTTGATTCCTGTTTAGCAGGGCAGGGACTTACGTACGAGATCATTGATCGGACCATTGCAATTAAACGTGCAGATGGGGCAGGTTTTCCAGCACCTAAACCAATTCCTCAAATTGACATTACAGGTACAGTAAGAGATGCGGAGAGCAATCCAATTGTGGGTGTATCTGTAATTGTTGTTGGTGCAAACATTGGAACAGCAACAAACGCTACTGGAAATTTTAGTATACAGGTGGCAATAGGCGCAGTACTTCGTTTCAGTTTTGTTGGTTTCGAAACAAGAGATGTAACAGTGAAAGATGCGAATGCGATTAATGTAACCTTGAAACTTCTTCCTTCAACATTAAATGATGTGGTGGTAGTTGGATACGGTTCGCAACGAAAAGCATCCATAACGGGTGCGGTTACAACGGTATCGGGCAGAGAAATTCTTCGTTCACCCACTTCAAACGTTACCAATAGTTTAATCGGCCGGCTTACAGGTTTATCAGCTGTGCAACGCAGCGGTCAGCCGGGTAACAATGAAGCGCTCATTAATATCCGTGGTTCTGCCACCTACAATAACAACGCAGCGATTGTTGTGGTTGATGGTGTAGAGCGTGCAGGTTTCGGTGATATCGATCCAAACGAAATTGAAACGGTTACTGTATTGAAAGATGCTGCTTCAACAGCGGTATTTGGTATCAAAGGTGCGAATGGTGTAATTGTGATCACTACCAAAACAGGTAGAGAAGGGAAACCACGGATCTCTTACAGCGGCAACGTAAGTTTTCAAACATACACCGGTATTCCAAAGGCAATGAGTGCATACGATAATGCATTGCTCATTAATGAAGCCAACCGTAATGATGGTTTAACTGAAACATGGACACAGGATGAACTGCAAAAGTTTAAAGATGGTTCTGATCCATTGGGTTATCCGGATATCAATTGGTTCGATTATTTAACACGTAAAGTATTTCCGCAAACACAACATAATCTGAGTATCAGCGGTGGTACAAAGGTGATCAAGTATTTCGCATCGATCGGTTACTTGTTTGAAGATGGCATCTTCAAAAAATTTCAATCACCATTTGGTTTTAAAACAACACCTTCTTACAGCCGTTATAATTTCCGAACCAATGTTGACTTTACATTGAGTAAAGATCTGCAGATCGGTGTTCGGCTTGGTGGGAAGCTCGGCAGTCGTTATCAACCGGCTGGCTTACGTTCAGGTTCCGGTTCGTTCTCGTATGATAATATTGAGGCGATGATTTCACGCATTTTGCAGACACCTTCGTTTGCGTATCCTGTAACATTACCAGATGGACGTATTGCACAAAATCCAAACGTTGGTACAAATATCTGGAATCCGTATGCAGTGATCACCCGCTGGGGAACACGTGAAGATGACAGCAATACATTGGAAAGTACATTCAACTTAAATTATAAACTGGATGCAATTACCAAAGGCTTGAGTTTTAAAACAGTGTTTGGCTACGATTCTTATTTCTCCAGTAATGTAAGAAGAAACGCAGTTTGGGCAGCTTATGTCATCAATCGTCAAACGAAAGAAGTTACATTGTCGCCCGACAGACCACGAGATGAACCATTGAGTGGCTTAATTTCTTCGTATGATGGGTTGATCAGTTCAAACTTACAAACCGGATTTAATTACGATCGCACATTTGGTGAGCACGCATTTACAGGTTTGCTGCTGGCTACACGTCAATTGATCAATCAACAGGGTTCAGGTTTAAATGCGCCACCAAGAGCATCACAAGGTTTGGTGGGAAGAGTAACCTATAACCTCAGCAAAAAATATTTCGTTGAATTCAATGCAGCGTATAACGGATCAGAACAGTTTGCAAAAGGAAAGCAATATGGTTTCTTCCCTGCAGTCTCTGCAGGTTGGACGTTGAGCAATGAAAAATTCATGCAAAACGTAATGTGGGTTACCAATTTGAAAATACGTGGTTCGTACGGTATTGTAGGAAATGATAAACTGAATACACGTTTTTTATTCCTCGATAACTACTCACAAATTACAGGTGGTTTGTCAACCGATCCTGTGTTTTCAAGACCCGGTACAGGTGTACAGTTTGGTTTACCAACATCGTTGGTGAATTATCAGGTAGTTGTTCCAACTTCATTCGGTAATCCGGATGTAACATGGGAAAAAGGAACAAAACGAAATATTGGTTTTGAAGCCAGTTTATTTAATTCAGCACTTTCAATTGTCGTGGATGTGTTTGATGAAAACCGAGTTGATATCTTAACGAATCGTTCATCAGGTCTTCAAACATACGGACAAACGTATCCGGCATTAAATATCGGACGTGTATATAATAGAGGCTATGAAGTAGAAGTGGATTATCGTAGGAATACACGCAACATCAGTTGGGGCATTTCTGCACAAATCTCGTATGCAAGAAATAAAATCATCAGTCGTGATGAGCCACCGGGTCGTCCTGATTATTTGAAACAGGAAGGCAAACCTGTTGGCCAATTCTTTGGGTTTCTCACTGAAGGATTTTATCAATCACAGGATGATATAAACAACTCACCCACCAATACTTTGGGTCGTCCAATACCAGGTGATCTTAAATACAAGGATTACAATAATGATGGCAAGATCGATGCAGATGATGTAGTGCCAATTGGCTATTCACGTACGCCGGAATATATTTATAGTTTCTCTCCTTCGATCGGTTACAAAGGTTTTACATTAAATGTGTTGTTTCAGGGTGTAGCTAATGTAAGTTCGGATGTGATTTTATCTGAACAGAACAATGGTCAACAGATGTATGAATTCCAGCAAGGACGTTGGACTGCTGATAAAGCAGCACAAGCCACCTGGCCTGCATTGCACTCAAGAGGAAATGCATATATCAGTTATCGGTTGAACGATTTTATTTTACAGGATGCATCGTATTTAAAGATCAGGAATATCGAGTTGTCATGGAGCTTACCTAAGAGTTGGTTAAGTGCCATGAAGATCGAAGGGTTGCGTGTATATGTAACAGGACAAAACCTGTTTACATGGACCAAGTACAAAATGTACTTAGATCCTGAGAATATCAATCTTTCGAATACTGATTTTTCTAAACAGTCAATTTACCCCACATCAAGAATTTACAACTTCGGGGTTAATCTTCAACTTTAA
- a CDS encoding RNA polymerase sigma factor, with protein MKPFDEIELMERLKRGDQQAFLTLYDRYHPLVYNWVLKLVKVPELAEDIVQEVFIKIWQIKERLNPEQSFPAFLYKISRNQAFALLKKIASDETLRSKVMTELGSNAESAENRLLWQQYEKLLNHAVEQLPVQRKKVFKLCRQEGMSYEEVATELGISRNTVKEHMVMAMKNIREYFSQHGDMSLLFLFLLTQKP; from the coding sequence ATGAAACCCTTTGATGAAATAGAATTAATGGAGCGTTTGAAGCGGGGCGACCAACAAGCCTTTCTTACCCTGTACGATCGCTATCATCCACTTGTGTACAATTGGGTACTAAAGTTGGTGAAAGTGCCTGAATTAGCTGAAGACATTGTGCAGGAAGTTTTCATTAAGATCTGGCAGATAAAGGAGCGCCTCAATCCTGAACAATCATTTCCCGCCTTTTTATATAAGATAAGCCGCAACCAGGCTTTTGCACTATTGAAGAAGATCGCCAGCGATGAAACACTTCGCAGCAAAGTGATGACAGAGCTTGGCAGTAATGCAGAAAGTGCGGAAAACCGTTTATTATGGCAGCAGTATGAAAAGTTACTGAACCATGCGGTTGAGCAATTACCTGTTCAACGAAAGAAAGTGTTTAAGCTTTGCCGTCAGGAAGGCATGAGTTATGAGGAAGTGGCAACAGAGTTGGGCATTTCCCGTAACACTGTAAAGGAGCATATGGTAATGGCCATGAAGAATATCAGGGAGTATTTTTCGCAACACGGCGATATGTCTTTGCTCTTTTTGTTCCTGCTTACGCAAAAGCCCTGA
- a CDS encoding toxin-antitoxin system YwqK family antitoxin, which yields MERPVQLHNKIILLYLTISLFGCSTEKKKKEEPVSNLFLNMTDARISNRIGIIYFNDQLFSGVVYSLYPSTTDTAASASYLNGKEHGRWVKYYTDGKLFEQRSFDNGKKTGVLETWWPNGTKQTYYLFTNDEYEGTCREWSSDGLLVKEMNYHKGHEEGKQKWWYDNGKIKANYIIKQGRRYGLLGTKNCMNVSDSIFKN from the coding sequence ATGGAACGCCCGGTACAGTTACACAATAAGATCATCTTGCTTTACCTGACCATTAGTTTGTTTGGTTGTTCAACAGAAAAAAAGAAAAAAGAAGAACCTGTTTCTAATCTTTTTTTGAATATGACTGATGCCCGTATTTCAAACAGAATCGGTATCATCTATTTTAATGATCAACTATTCAGCGGAGTGGTCTATTCGTTATACCCCTCAACTACCGACACTGCTGCAAGTGCTTCTTATCTTAATGGGAAAGAACATGGACGCTGGGTAAAGTATTACACCGATGGAAAATTATTTGAACAACGAAGTTTTGACAACGGCAAGAAAACAGGAGTGCTTGAAACATGGTGGCCGAATGGAACTAAGCAAACATATTATCTCTTTACAAATGATGAATACGAAGGCACCTGTCGTGAATGGTCAAGTGATGGATTGCTGGTGAAAGAAATGAATTATCATAAAGGACATGAAGAAGGCAAACAAAAATGGTGGTATGATAACGGAAAGATAAAAGCCAACTACATCATTAAGCAGGGAAGACGTTATGGATTACTGGGCACTAAAAATTGCATGAATGTATCAGACAGTATTTTTAAGAATTAG
- a CDS encoding SCO family protein: protein MYQTVFLRISFFFLILFTSACSQKQPREQLPYYNSPDFTPVFLQASEDVTKKIPHTIGRFSFTNQSGNTITEQTVDDKIHIANFIFTRCASICPVMIKHMKMVEKEYAGDNNIVLLSYSVTPWIDSVSRLKEFAEQNKISSANWHLLTGNKAEIYNLARRSYFAEEDLGFTKDSSEFLHTEHILLIDKTKRIRGIYNGTLQLEIEQLIRDIKILQTD from the coding sequence ATGTATCAGACAGTATTTTTAAGAATTAGTTTCTTCTTTTTAATCCTTTTTACTTCGGCTTGTTCACAAAAACAACCCAGAGAACAGCTCCCGTATTATAACAGTCCTGATTTTACGCCGGTGTTTTTACAAGCAAGCGAAGATGTGACTAAAAAAATCCCACATACCATTGGCCGCTTTTCGTTTACCAATCAATCTGGCAATACAATAACAGAACAAACAGTTGATGATAAAATTCATATAGCCAATTTCATTTTTACACGTTGTGCCAGCATTTGCCCGGTTATGATCAAACACATGAAGATGGTTGAGAAAGAATATGCCGGCGATAACAACATTGTTCTTCTTTCTTACAGCGTCACTCCGTGGATTGACAGTGTGAGCCGATTGAAAGAATTTGCTGAACAGAATAAGATCAGCTCAGCAAACTGGCATTTGCTTACCGGTAACAAAGCAGAGATCTACAACTTAGCAAGACGATCTTATTTTGCTGAAGAAGACCTTGGCTTTACCAAAGACAGTTCTGAATTTCTGCACACAGAACATATTCTGTTGATCGATAAAACAAAACGCATCAGGGGAATTTACAACGGCACGCTTCAATTAGAAATTGAACAACTGATCAGGGATATAAAAATTTTACAAACTGATTAA